From Gemmatimonadaceae bacterium, the proteins below share one genomic window:
- a CDS encoding family 20 glycosylhydrolase, with translation MRFSILPVLLAASVAGAQTTDSTLALIPQPRHLSRVHDVPLRHGVSIDLPRDAADRFAARDLGDALKALGLRVVYGGSASARVEFVRSGTARARELLRSAKLEWSAPMDDEGYAIVSAGAHLTVIAKTPSGIFYGAQTVKQLVDGERTSAVLHLVDVRDWPAMRYRGFHADLSRGPMPTLDFQKLQIRTLAAYKVNVYSPYFENTLYYASNPLPAPPGGAMTPDQVKELVAYAARYHIDVIPEQEAFGHLHHILKYDLYSGLAETPHGHVLAPGQPGSMALIKQMFWEIDSLFPSRFVHLGADETVELGKGQTRDLVKSEGLGQVYIDFLKSIDSTLQPLHKRLLFWGDIASGSPELVKTLPKDMVAVAWGYGPSKHFDDAINPFRQAGMETWVAPGVSNWSRVYPDNDVALRNIQGFVRDGQRLGATGVLNTSWDDDGEAIFNQTWYGVLFGAAAGWQAGESSIPAFEHAYGRVFNGDTTGKIDDAQMKLSEAHALLSKAGLGDASDNLFWVDPWSSEGQRTAQQIRPVVHDLRILAESSLVLIDQARPFVHRNQDAVDAMALGARKMDFIGMKFEFADEMVQMYARAADTTTPPAQRVQSPAAELIDMSSMNGRAQDLRDGYSLIRDLYEQAWLRENRPYWLHNVLARYDMATQLWISRGDRITDARAVLGRTHHLPPADVVGIPASMPGLGVGR, from the coding sequence ATGCGATTCTCCATCCTTCCGGTCCTGCTCGCGGCCTCGGTGGCCGGCGCCCAGACCACCGACAGCACGCTCGCTCTCATTCCGCAGCCTCGGCACCTCAGCCGCGTGCACGACGTCCCGCTCCGGCACGGCGTCTCGATCGATCTCCCCCGGGACGCCGCCGATCGGTTCGCGGCCCGCGACCTCGGCGACGCGCTCAAGGCGCTCGGCCTCCGCGTGGTGTACGGCGGATCGGCGTCGGCGCGCGTGGAGTTCGTGCGGAGCGGCACGGCCCGGGCACGCGAACTCCTGCGCTCGGCCAAGCTCGAATGGTCGGCGCCGATGGATGACGAGGGCTACGCGATCGTGTCGGCCGGCGCGCATCTCACCGTGATCGCGAAGACGCCGTCGGGGATCTTCTACGGGGCGCAGACGGTGAAGCAGCTCGTGGACGGCGAGCGGACGAGCGCCGTCCTGCATCTGGTGGACGTGCGCGACTGGCCGGCCATGCGATATCGCGGATTCCACGCCGATCTGTCGCGCGGCCCGATGCCCACGCTGGACTTCCAGAAGCTGCAGATCCGGACGCTGGCGGCGTACAAGGTCAACGTCTACTCGCCCTACTTCGAGAACACGCTGTACTACGCGTCCAATCCGTTGCCGGCGCCGCCTGGCGGCGCGATGACCCCGGACCAGGTGAAGGAGCTGGTCGCCTACGCCGCCCGCTACCACATCGATGTGATCCCGGAGCAGGAAGCGTTCGGCCACCTGCACCACATCCTGAAGTACGACCTCTATTCCGGTCTGGCCGAGACGCCCCATGGCCACGTGCTCGCGCCGGGCCAGCCCGGCTCGATGGCCCTGATCAAGCAGATGTTCTGGGAGATCGACTCGCTCTTCCCGAGCCGGTTCGTGCATCTGGGCGCCGACGAGACCGTGGAGTTGGGCAAGGGCCAGACGCGCGATCTCGTGAAGTCGGAGGGCTTGGGGCAGGTATACATCGACTTCCTCAAGTCCATCGATTCGACCCTCCAGCCGCTGCACAAGCGCCTGCTGTTCTGGGGTGACATTGCGAGCGGCAGTCCGGAGTTGGTGAAGACGCTGCCCAAGGACATGGTCGCCGTGGCCTGGGGATACGGCCCGTCGAAGCACTTCGACGACGCCATCAATCCCTTCCGGCAGGCGGGCATGGAAACCTGGGTGGCGCCCGGGGTGAGCAACTGGAGCCGGGTCTATCCCGACAACGACGTGGCGCTGCGCAACATCCAGGGCTTCGTGCGCGACGGCCAGCGTCTGGGCGCCACCGGCGTGCTCAACACGAGTTGGGACGACGATGGCGAGGCGATCTTCAACCAGACCTGGTACGGCGTGCTGTTCGGCGCTGCGGCGGGTTGGCAGGCGGGTGAGTCGAGCATTCCCGCCTTCGAGCACGCGTATGGGCGCGTGTTCAACGGCGATACCACCGGCAAGATCGACGACGCGCAGATGAAGCTGTCCGAGGCGCACGCCCTGCTCAGCAAGGCGGGGCTGGGCGATGCGAGCGACAACCTGTTCTGGGTGGATCCGTGGTCGAGCGAAGGGCAGCGCACGGCGCAGCAGATCCGGCCCGTCGTGCACGATCTGCGCATCCTGGCCGAGTCGTCGCTGGTGCTGATCGACCAGGCCCGTCCGTTCGTGCACCGCAATCAGGACGCGGTGGATGCGATGGCGCTCGGGGCGCGCAAGATGGACTTCATCGGGATGAAGTTCGAATTCGCCGATGAAATGGTGCAGATGTACGCGCGCGCCGCCGATACCACGACGCCGCCCGCTCAGCGCGTGCAGTCGCCGGCCGCCGAGCTGATCGACATGTCGAGCATGAACGGCCGGGCGCAGGATCTGCGCGACGGCTACTCGCTGATTCGCGACCTGTACGAGCAGGCGTGGCTCAGGGAGAACCGCCCGTACTGGCTGCACAACGTGCTGGCGCGGTATGACATGGCGACCCAGCTCTGGATCAGCCGGGGAGACCGGATCACCGACGCGCGGGCCGTGTTGGGTCGCACCCACCACTTGCCGCCGGCTGATGTGGTTGGCATTCCTGCGAGTATGCCGGGGTTGGGAGTAGGACGGTAG
- a CDS encoding M13 family metallopeptidase — MTITRRLSAALAVVLALATAGLSPARAQTPRPLDRANLDTTCAPCTDFYQFANGGWLKHDTIPSAYPSWGAFYAVQDHNWDVLHTILDRDANEATGGKLAAGSAAWKVGTYFAACMDTVAIDRQGITPLQPVLDRIAAIKTPADLERALGSLEHTAGLAPWSDGSVQDAKDATAVIASLSQGGLSLPTRDYYVKTDDASKKIRDEFVAHVTRMFQLMGDPADTAAAEARTVLAIETRLALASKPPVELRDPNANYHKMTLAQLDSLTPHFNWDAFFIAQGAPRVPAIDVGQPEFFKAVDGMFSTVPVADWKVLLRWRAVHATAFALSSPFVAENFKFNQLFTGARENLPRWKRCSNSTDQRLGELLGQEYVKEAFPPAAKARAVKIVDNLVDALHDRIEQLTWMSDTTKQRALAKLAAYTKKIGYPDHWIDYSRLDVTPGRYLADVMAADQFGSARDWAKIGKPVDRTEWGMTPPTVNAYYNPLMNEIVFPAGILQPPFYNPTADDAVNYGAMGAVIGHEMTHGFDDQGRLYDKNGNLRDWWTKGDAERYNAQAEKVVKQFDGYTVLDSTTHVNGQLTLGENIADFGGLTVAYAAMEKALGNGPRPTIDGFTPEQRFFLAWAQVWRELDRPAYARMLVSADVHSPSRWRVNGPLSNMPEFRKAWGCKDGDPMVRPDSLRPKIW; from the coding sequence ATGACCATCACGCGCCGACTCTCCGCCGCCCTCGCGGTCGTGCTCGCCCTTGCAACGGCCGGTCTCTCGCCAGCACGCGCCCAGACCCCGCGACCGCTCGATCGCGCCAACCTCGATACCACGTGCGCCCCCTGCACCGACTTCTACCAGTTTGCCAACGGCGGATGGCTCAAGCACGACACCATCCCCTCGGCTTACCCCTCGTGGGGCGCGTTCTACGCGGTCCAGGATCACAACTGGGACGTCCTGCACACCATCCTCGACCGCGACGCCAACGAGGCAACTGGCGGCAAGCTCGCCGCCGGTTCGGCCGCGTGGAAAGTCGGTACCTATTTCGCGGCTTGCATGGACACGGTCGCGATCGACCGGCAGGGAATCACGCCGCTCCAGCCGGTGCTCGATCGCATCGCCGCCATCAAGACACCCGCCGACCTCGAGCGGGCCCTCGGCAGTCTCGAGCACACCGCGGGCCTCGCCCCCTGGAGTGACGGCTCCGTACAGGACGCCAAGGACGCCACCGCGGTCATCGCCAGTCTCTCGCAGGGCGGACTCTCGCTGCCTACCCGCGACTACTACGTCAAGACCGACGATGCCTCGAAGAAGATTCGCGACGAGTTCGTGGCCCACGTGACGCGGATGTTCCAGTTGATGGGTGATCCCGCGGACACCGCGGCCGCCGAAGCCCGAACGGTGCTGGCCATCGAGACCCGGCTCGCCCTCGCCTCCAAGCCGCCGGTGGAACTGCGCGACCCCAACGCCAACTACCACAAGATGACGCTGGCCCAACTCGACAGCCTCACCCCACACTTCAATTGGGACGCGTTCTTCATCGCGCAGGGCGCCCCCCGCGTGCCCGCGATCGACGTCGGCCAGCCCGAATTCTTCAAGGCGGTGGACGGCATGTTCTCCACCGTCCCCGTGGCCGACTGGAAGGTGCTCCTCCGTTGGCGGGCCGTGCACGCCACCGCATTCGCGCTCAGTTCCCCGTTCGTAGCCGAGAACTTCAAGTTCAACCAGCTGTTCACCGGCGCCAGGGAGAACCTCCCGCGCTGGAAGCGCTGCTCCAACTCCACCGACCAGCGATTGGGTGAACTGCTCGGCCAGGAGTACGTGAAGGAAGCGTTCCCGCCCGCGGCCAAGGCCCGCGCCGTGAAGATCGTCGACAATCTGGTGGATGCGCTCCACGACCGGATCGAGCAGCTCACCTGGATGAGCGACACCACCAAGCAGCGCGCCCTGGCCAAACTCGCGGCGTACACGAAGAAGATCGGATACCCCGACCACTGGATCGACTACTCCAGGCTCGACGTCACCCCGGGCCGCTATCTGGCCGACGTCATGGCCGCCGACCAGTTCGGGAGCGCCCGCGACTGGGCCAAGATCGGCAAACCGGTGGATCGCACCGAGTGGGGGATGACCCCGCCCACGGTGAATGCTTATTACAATCCGCTCATGAACGAGATCGTGTTCCCGGCGGGCATTCTCCAGCCGCCCTTCTACAACCCCACCGCCGACGACGCCGTGAACTACGGCGCCATGGGGGCCGTGATCGGCCATGAGATGACCCACGGGTTCGACGACCAGGGCCGCCTGTACGACAAGAACGGGAACCTCAGGGACTGGTGGACCAAGGGCGACGCCGAACGCTACAACGCGCAGGCCGAGAAAGTGGTCAAGCAGTTCGACGGCTACACCGTGCTCGACTCCACGACGCACGTGAACGGCCAACTCACCCTGGGCGAGAACATCGCCGACTTCGGCGGACTCACGGTGGCCTACGCGGCCATGGAGAAGGCGCTCGGCAACGGACCGCGCCCCACGATCGACGGCTTCACGCCCGAGCAACGCTTCTTCCTGGCCTGGGCCCAGGTGTGGCGGGAACTCGACCGGCCGGCGTACGCGCGCATGCTCGTGAGCGCCGACGTGCACTCGCCGTCCCGATGGCGCGTGAACGGGCCGCTCAGCAACATGCCGGAATTCAGGAAGGCCTGGGGCTGCAAGGACGGCGATCCGATGGTCCGTCCGGACAGTCTCAGGCCGAAGATCTGGTAA
- a CDS encoding TerC family protein, whose protein sequence is MSFLTDPNAWIGLLTLTALEVVLGVDNIVFITILAGQVEPDHQLRARRLGLIGAFFTRMLLLASIVWIVRLTRPLFTVLGVAISGRSIILVAGGLFLIAKATFEIHGKLEESGRPQGVKPIVKPLMAVVLQIMLIDIVFSLDSVITAVGMVDSIWIMVAATLLALGFMLVAAAPVGDFVERHPTVKMLALSFLVLIGTNLVAEGLGQHIPKGYTYFAMAFSVGVEMLNLRIRKGPAGAAPTPSTPAPRPA, encoded by the coding sequence ATGTCCTTTCTCACCGACCCCAATGCCTGGATCGGACTGCTCACGCTCACCGCGCTCGAGGTCGTCCTCGGCGTCGACAACATCGTGTTCATCACGATCCTTGCCGGACAGGTGGAGCCCGACCATCAACTGCGCGCCCGGCGGCTGGGATTGATCGGGGCGTTCTTCACCCGCATGCTGCTGCTGGCGAGCATCGTCTGGATCGTCCGGCTCACGCGCCCGTTGTTCACCGTCCTCGGCGTGGCGATCAGCGGGCGGAGCATCATCCTCGTCGCGGGCGGACTGTTCCTGATCGCCAAAGCGACGTTCGAGATCCACGGCAAGCTCGAGGAATCCGGCCGCCCCCAAGGGGTGAAGCCCATCGTGAAGCCCCTCATGGCCGTGGTGCTCCAGATCATGCTCATCGACATCGTGTTCTCGCTCGACTCGGTGATCACCGCGGTCGGCATGGTGGACAGCATCTGGATCATGGTCGCCGCCACGCTCCTCGCGCTCGGCTTCATGCTCGTCGCAGCAGCTCCGGTCGGCGACTTCGTCGAGCGCCATCCCACGGTCAAGATGCTCGCCCTGTCGTTCCTGGTGCTGATCGGCACCAATCTCGTGGCCGAGGGGCTGGGGCAGCACATCCCCAAGGGGTACACCTACTTCGCGATGGCCTTCTCGGTGGGCGTGGAGATGCTCAATCTCCGCATCAGAAAGGGGCCCGCTGGCGCCGCGCCCACACCCAGTACACCGGCACCCCGGCCAGCATGA
- a CDS encoding metalloregulator ArsR/SmtB family transcription factor, translating to MNSAAPVFDRLSALADSTRTRLLAVLEAHELTVRELCAVVQLPQSTVSRHLKILSDDGWVAVRDAGTSRFYRMAPARLDPFPHKLWTVVRGQVADTAPVRQDARRLESVLRDRREKSKRYFTTAAGDWNRVRADLIGARTDLLALLDLLDPDLVVGDLGCGTGQIAEALAPAVARVIAVDESAAMLTAARRRLAATDHIDVRAGSLEALPVARGELDVAVMCLVLHFVLDPARVFREVRRALKPRGRLLIIDLTPHERENYTVEMGHVWQGFDESQLGAWLHDAGFPDVRYRHLPADPAAQGPTLFSALARRGRK from the coding sequence ATGAATTCCGCCGCGCCCGTCTTCGACCGCCTGTCGGCCCTCGCCGACTCCACGCGTACACGCCTCCTTGCCGTGCTCGAAGCCCACGAGCTCACGGTGCGCGAACTGTGCGCCGTGGTGCAGTTGCCGCAGTCCACGGTCAGCCGCCACCTCAAGATCCTGAGCGACGACGGCTGGGTGGCGGTCCGCGACGCCGGCACCAGCCGCTTCTACCGCATGGCGCCGGCGCGTCTCGATCCGTTTCCGCACAAGCTCTGGACGGTCGTGCGCGGCCAGGTGGCCGACACCGCGCCCGTGCGCCAGGACGCCCGCCGGCTGGAGAGCGTGCTGCGCGACCGCCGCGAGAAGTCCAAGCGCTACTTCACCACGGCGGCCGGCGACTGGAATCGCGTGCGCGCCGACCTCATCGGCGCCCGCACCGATCTGCTGGCGCTGCTCGACCTGCTCGATCCCGACCTCGTGGTGGGCGACCTGGGCTGCGGCACCGGCCAGATCGCCGAGGCGCTCGCCCCCGCCGTGGCCCGCGTCATCGCCGTGGACGAGTCGGCCGCCATGCTGACGGCGGCGCGCCGCCGCCTGGCCGCCACGGACCACATCGACGTGCGCGCCGGATCGCTCGAGGCGTTGCCGGTCGCCCGCGGCGAGCTGGACGTGGCCGTCATGTGCCTCGTGCTGCACTTCGTGCTCGATCCGGCGCGGGTCTTTCGCGAAGTGCGGCGCGCCCTCAAGCCCCGGGGCCGCCTGCTCATCATCGACCTCACGCCCCACGAGCGGGAGAACTACACGGTCGAGATGGGACACGTGTGGCAGGGGTTCGACGAGTCGCAGCTCGGCGCCTGGTTGCACGACGCCGGATTCCCCGATGTGCGCTACCGGCATCTCCCCGCAGACCCCGCCGCCCAGGGACCGACGCTCTTCTCGGCCCTCGCGCGACGCGGGCGCAAGTGA
- a CDS encoding ATP-binding protein, with protein sequence MTAPLPGSLLAEIIGISADAIICVGRDQRVTFFNEGAERIFGYTSGEVLGQPLEMLLPASARATHHHHVEQFANSPVHSRRMGERRPIAGRRKNGEEFPAEAAIAKLAYGDDILSSVVLRDVTDQKRAEARQRFLLETSTLLAASLELNETLQLLARLWIPSFADLAVVEMVHRGEFYHLRAARSADGTVEHSDIVTLAGRRFSAIEGVDGSRTQPVGGVPVDVALAAVAPPHRAAVEALAPRTAMVVSLHHRDGLLGRITLFADRAGPLAGDDLILAEDLAHRSAVALENARLHEQLHRAVRARDDTISVVSHDLRNPVNAVKMLAGAVLQAADRAGLPAEITEQVSVIQSAAQQMDTLIQDLLDMSRAEAGRFAVDLRSVPCATLLRDALRTLAPLAANKGVALVTEWQEPLPDVQVDPERITQVISNIVGNAIKFTPSGGCIRVTASADLASVLVSVIDTGPGIPAEHLAHIFDRYWQSSRRNRGAGLGLPIAKTIVEAHLGQVWAESVPGEGATFRFTLPR encoded by the coding sequence ATGACCGCACCGCTTCCCGGCTCACTGCTAGCTGAAATCATCGGAATCTCCGCCGATGCGATCATTTGCGTCGGTCGTGACCAGCGGGTGACGTTCTTCAATGAAGGTGCCGAACGGATCTTCGGCTACACGTCCGGTGAGGTGCTCGGGCAGCCCCTCGAGATGCTGCTCCCGGCCAGCGCCCGAGCCACGCACCACCACCACGTCGAACAATTCGCCAACTCCCCGGTCCACTCCCGTCGCATGGGAGAGCGCCGCCCGATCGCAGGCCGACGCAAGAACGGCGAGGAGTTCCCGGCTGAAGCAGCCATCGCCAAACTGGCGTACGGCGACGACATCCTCTCCTCGGTCGTGCTCCGCGACGTCACCGATCAGAAGCGGGCCGAAGCCCGGCAGCGCTTCCTGCTCGAGACATCGACGCTGCTGGCGGCGTCGCTCGAGTTGAACGAAACGCTCCAGCTGCTTGCCCGGCTGTGGATCCCGTCGTTCGCCGATCTCGCCGTCGTCGAGATGGTGCACCGCGGCGAGTTCTACCATCTGCGGGCGGCACGGTCCGCCGACGGCACCGTCGAGCACTCGGACATCGTGACGCTCGCCGGAAGACGATTCTCCGCCATCGAGGGCGTCGACGGCTCGCGAACGCAGCCGGTAGGCGGCGTGCCGGTGGACGTCGCGCTGGCAGCGGTGGCCCCGCCGCATCGGGCCGCCGTCGAAGCGCTCGCCCCGCGCACGGCCATGGTGGTGTCGCTGCATCATCGTGACGGGCTGCTCGGCCGAATCACGCTCTTCGCGGATCGTGCCGGCCCGCTCGCCGGCGATGATCTCATTCTCGCCGAGGACCTCGCGCACCGGTCCGCCGTCGCTCTCGAGAACGCGCGGCTGCACGAGCAGCTCCACCGCGCCGTGCGCGCGCGGGACGATACCATCAGCGTGGTGTCGCACGACCTGCGCAATCCGGTGAATGCCGTCAAGATGCTCGCCGGCGCCGTGTTGCAGGCGGCCGATCGCGCGGGCCTTCCCGCCGAGATCACCGAGCAGGTGAGCGTCATCCAGAGCGCGGCCCAGCAGATGGACACGCTCATCCAGGACCTCCTCGACATGAGCCGCGCCGAAGCCGGGCGATTCGCCGTCGATCTCCGGAGCGTGCCCTGCGCCACCCTGCTCCGTGATGCGCTGCGGACGCTCGCGCCGCTGGCCGCGAACAAGGGCGTGGCGCTCGTCACGGAGTGGCAGGAACCGCTGCCCGACGTCCAGGTCGATCCCGAGCGGATCACCCAGGTGATCTCCAACATCGTCGGCAACGCGATCAAGTTCACGCCGTCCGGCGGCTGCATTCGCGTCACCGCGTCCGCCGACCTGGCCAGCGTGCTCGTGTCGGTGATCGATACCGGTCCGGGAATCCCCGCCGAGCACCTGGCGCACATCTTCGATCGCTACTGGCAATCGAGCCGGCGCAATCGGGGTGCCGGCCTGGGCTTGCCGATCGCCAAGACGATCGTGGAAGCTCATCTCGGCCAGGTCTGGGCCGAGAGCGTTCCGGGCGAGGGCGCGACGTTCCGCTTCACCCTGCCACGGTAG
- a CDS encoding YceI family protein, translating to MGATAKAQDGRGTRLVLRDSSTLSLDGTSTMHGFTCRTQNIEALVEVDSSYSIVPLNTLAHPMDRVEVTIPVKSLKCGHGQMDDNMYGTLRAKDYPNITYVLRGYDLVSAEAAADSFVAKTHGVLTIAGKANQVDMTVVGGRSPNGVARATGSLELKMSDFGIKPPSFFFGTLRVGDKIVIKFDLSADQAAAVAAGILQQQ from the coding sequence ATGGGCGCGACCGCCAAGGCACAGGATGGGCGGGGTACCCGCCTCGTCCTGCGCGATTCGAGCACGCTCTCGCTGGACGGCACGTCGACGATGCACGGCTTCACCTGTCGTACCCAGAACATCGAAGCGCTCGTCGAGGTGGATTCGAGCTACTCCATCGTACCATTGAACACTCTGGCGCATCCCATGGATCGGGTCGAAGTGACGATTCCCGTGAAGTCGCTCAAGTGCGGGCATGGCCAGATGGATGACAACATGTACGGCACTCTGCGCGCCAAGGACTACCCGAACATCACCTACGTGCTGCGCGGCTACGACCTGGTGTCGGCGGAAGCCGCGGCCGACAGCTTCGTGGCGAAGACGCACGGCGTGCTCACGATCGCCGGAAAGGCGAATCAGGTGGACATGACGGTGGTCGGCGGGCGGAGCCCCAACGGAGTGGCCCGCGCGACCGGCAGCCTGGAGCTCAAGATGTCGGATTTCGGCATCAAGCCCCCGTCGTTCTTCTTCGGGACGCTGCGGGTGGGCGACAAGATCGTGATCAAGTTCGACCTGTCGGCTGATCAGGCGGCCGCGGTGGCTGCCGGGATCCTGCAGCAGCAATGA
- the ahcY gene encoding adenosylhomocysteinase, with the protein MSTAVKVRKSAKSAPAQDDRPPFKVADLALAEFGRKEIRLAEQEMPGLMALREEYKGKRPLKGARIMGSLHMTVQTAVLIETLVDLGADVRWVSCNIFSTQDHAAAAVAVGRTGTPDKPKGTPVFAWKGETLEEYWWCTEQALMWPDGAGPNLLLDDGGDATLLVHKGAEFEKKARVPAFDAANDPEEWGVILDLLRVEQKKRPGRWTRVAAALRGVSEETTTGVHRLYEMMQNGTLLFPAINVNDSVTKSKFDNIYGCRHSVIDGLNRATDVMLAGKMAVVCGYGEVGKGCAQALRGQGARVIITEIDPICALQAAMEGFEVNTVEHMVPTADIFITATGNRDIITAAHMARMKDKAIVGNIGHFDNEIDMAGLKKIKGLKRINIKPQYDEYRFPDGHSVMILAEGRLLNLGCATGHPSFVMSASFTNQVMAQIELHTNAASYEKKVYTLPKHLDEKVARLHLDKLGVQLTRLTPAQAGYIGVNPQGPYKPDHYRY; encoded by the coding sequence ATGAGCACCGCCGTCAAAGTCCGAAAGTCCGCCAAGTCCGCCCCAGCCCAGGACGATCGCCCACCGTTCAAGGTGGCCGATCTCGCGCTCGCCGAATTCGGCCGCAAGGAGATCCGCCTGGCCGAACAGGAGATGCCGGGCCTCATGGCGCTCCGCGAGGAGTACAAGGGCAAGCGCCCGCTCAAGGGCGCCCGCATCATGGGCTCGCTGCACATGACCGTGCAGACGGCGGTGCTCATCGAGACGCTGGTCGATCTGGGCGCCGACGTGCGTTGGGTGTCGTGCAACATCTTCTCCACGCAGGATCACGCCGCAGCCGCCGTGGCGGTGGGGCGCACCGGCACCCCCGACAAACCGAAGGGCACGCCGGTGTTCGCATGGAAGGGCGAGACGCTCGAGGAGTACTGGTGGTGCACCGAACAGGCGCTCATGTGGCCCGACGGCGCCGGCCCCAACCTCCTGCTCGACGACGGCGGCGACGCCACGCTCCTCGTGCACAAGGGCGCCGAGTTCGAGAAGAAGGCTAGGGTGCCGGCGTTCGATGCGGCCAACGATCCCGAGGAATGGGGCGTGATCCTCGACCTGCTCCGCGTCGAGCAGAAGAAGCGTCCCGGCCGCTGGACGCGGGTCGCCGCGGCCCTTCGTGGCGTGTCCGAGGAAACGACGACGGGCGTGCACCGTCTGTACGAGATGATGCAGAACGGCACCCTGTTGTTCCCGGCCATCAACGTCAACGACTCCGTCACCAAGTCCAAGTTCGACAACATCTACGGCTGCCGGCACTCGGTCATCGATGGCCTCAACCGCGCCACCGACGTGATGCTCGCCGGCAAGATGGCCGTGGTGTGCGGCTACGGCGAAGTGGGCAAGGGGTGTGCACAGGCGCTGCGGGGCCAGGGCGCGCGCGTGATCATCACCGAGATCGATCCCATCTGCGCGCTCCAGGCCGCCATGGAAGGATTCGAGGTGAATACGGTGGAGCACATGGTCCCGACGGCCGACATCTTCATCACCGCCACCGGCAACCGCGACATCATCACCGCGGCCCACATGGCCCGCATGAAGGACAAGGCGATCGTCGGCAACATCGGCCACTTCGACAACGAGATCGACATGGCCGGCCTGAAGAAGATCAAGGGGCTGAAGCGCATCAACATCAAGCCGCAGTACGACGAGTACCGCTTTCCCGACGGCCACAGCGTGATGATCCTGGCCGAGGGCCGCCTGCTCAACCTGGGATGCGCTACCGGCCATCCGAGCTTCGTGATGTCGGCCAGCTTCACCAACCAGGTGATGGCGCAGATCGAACTGCACACCAACGCGGCCAGCTACGAGAAGAAGGTCTATACGCTCCCCAAGCACCTCGATGAGAAGGTGGCGCGCCTGCACCTCGACAAGCTGGGCGTGCAACTCACCAGGTTGACTCCCGCGCAGGCGGGCTATATCGGCGTGAACCCCCAGGGTCCCTACAAGCCGGATCACTACCGGTATTAG